One window of Sinorhizobium fredii NGR234 genomic DNA carries:
- a CDS encoding sensor histidine kinase NtrY-like gives MVDGMALPLGTEERVAAAQDRRASFAFPGLMLATGALVCATLSLLVLLGLTPVRPERNIVIACAGINGVFVVGLIYLIAREIIRLLRARSKGRAAARLHVRIVALFSIVAITPAILVAIFASITLDVGLDRWFSLRTQAIVRSSLNVAQAYVLENASYLQGQTVSMANDLERNRQLYALDRTGFTELMTRQARGRGMLGAFLVRADGSAILQANISTERPLPAIPQDALKSTVAGQPTLIPPGVTNLVGAVVPLENFPGIYLYTLRNVDPEVMRSMRLMEENTAEYKALEAGRTSLQIAFGVLYIGFALIVLLAAIWTAIAVADRIVRPIRQLIGAADSVASGNLDVVVPVRAVDGDVGNLSRTFNKMVSEIRTQQDQILVAKDEVDQRRRFIEAVLSGVTAAVIGVGRDRRITIANPSSEEFLRKSAPGLLGASLRDVAPEIEEVLVEAESRYRNDYRKQINIMRGGTERTLNVQVTREEGEGSLGSYVITIDDITDLVIAQRSTAWADVARRIAHEIKNPLTPIQLSAERLKRRYGKQIDQQDKAVFDQCTDTIVRQVEDIGRMVDEFSAFARMPKPTKEKSDLRAILKDAVFLREMGNSHITFIRDFGDEALEGQFDGRMLGQAFGNIVKNAVEAIEAVPAEAARGAPRILVRSRRDGATGRFVVDVIDNGKGLPTENRHRILEPYMTMREKGTGLGLAIVKKIIEDHGGQLELHDAPADFDGGVGAMIRVILPLAGETGGDETVKDKGNTNGG, from the coding sequence ATGGTGGATGGAATGGCCTTGCCATTGGGCACCGAGGAGCGTGTTGCGGCTGCCCAGGATCGGCGAGCCTCCTTCGCGTTCCCGGGTCTGATGCTGGCCACCGGTGCACTGGTCTGCGCCACCCTGTCGCTGCTCGTCCTTCTCGGCCTTACCCCGGTCCGTCCGGAACGAAACATCGTCATCGCCTGCGCCGGCATCAACGGCGTCTTCGTCGTCGGACTGATCTATCTCATTGCCCGCGAAATCATCCGGCTGCTTCGTGCCCGCAGCAAGGGCAGGGCCGCGGCGCGGCTGCATGTGCGCATCGTCGCCCTGTTCTCGATCGTCGCGATCACACCGGCCATCCTCGTCGCGATTTTTGCCAGCATCACCCTCGATGTCGGCCTCGACCGCTGGTTCTCGCTGCGCACCCAGGCGATCGTGCGCTCCTCGCTGAACGTCGCCCAGGCCTATGTGCTGGAGAATGCCAGCTATCTGCAGGGGCAGACGGTGTCGATGGCCAATGACCTCGAGCGCAACCGGCAGCTCTACGCCCTCGACCGCACCGGCTTCACCGAACTGATGACGCGGCAGGCGAGGGGGCGCGGCATGCTCGGTGCATTCCTCGTTCGCGCCGACGGCAGTGCCATCCTCCAGGCCAATATCTCGACCGAGCGGCCCTTGCCCGCCATCCCGCAGGACGCGCTGAAAAGCACGGTCGCCGGACAGCCGACGCTCATCCCTCCGGGGGTGACCAATCTGGTAGGCGCGGTCGTTCCGCTCGAGAATTTCCCCGGAATCTATCTCTATACGCTTCGAAACGTCGATCCCGAAGTCATGCGCTCCATGCGGCTGATGGAGGAGAACACCGCCGAGTACAAGGCACTCGAGGCGGGGCGCACGTCGCTGCAGATCGCCTTTGGCGTCCTCTATATCGGCTTCGCGCTGATCGTGCTCCTGGCGGCGATCTGGACAGCTATCGCCGTTGCCGACCGCATCGTCCGGCCGATCCGGCAGCTGATCGGCGCGGCCGACAGCGTCGCCTCCGGCAATCTCGACGTCGTCGTGCCGGTGCGTGCCGTCGACGGTGACGTCGGCAACCTGTCGCGCACCTTCAACAAGATGGTCAGCGAGATCAGGACGCAGCAGGATCAGATCCTTGTCGCCAAGGACGAGGTCGATCAGCGCCGCCGCTTCATCGAGGCGGTGCTGTCCGGCGTCACGGCAGCCGTGATCGGTGTCGGCCGGGACCGGCGCATCACGATCGCAAATCCCTCGTCGGAGGAATTCCTGCGCAAATCGGCTCCCGGACTGCTCGGAGCGAGCCTGCGCGACGTAGCGCCGGAGATCGAGGAAGTGCTGGTCGAGGCGGAAAGTCGCTATCGCAACGACTACCGCAAGCAGATCAACATCATGCGCGGTGGAACCGAGCGAACCCTCAACGTTCAGGTGACGCGTGAGGAGGGCGAAGGGTCGCTCGGCTCCTACGTCATCACCATCGACGACATCACCGACCTGGTCATTGCCCAGCGGTCGACGGCCTGGGCGGACGTGGCTCGGCGCATCGCGCATGAGATCAAGAACCCGCTGACGCCGATCCAGCTTTCCGCCGAGCGCTTGAAACGGCGCTATGGCAAGCAGATCGACCAGCAGGACAAGGCGGTATTCGACCAGTGCACGGATACGATCGTGCGCCAGGTGGAAGACATCGGCCGGATGGTCGACGAGTTCTCGGCCTTCGCGCGCATGCCGAAACCGACGAAGGAAAAGTCCGACCTGCGTGCAATCCTCAAGGATGCCGTCTTCCTGCGCGAGATGGGCAACAGCCACATCACCTTTATCAGGGATTTCGGCGATGAGGCGCTCGAGGGCCAGTTCGACGGGCGCATGCTCGGCCAGGCCTTCGGCAACATCGTCAAGAATGCGGTGGAGGCGATCGAAGCCGTCCCGGCCGAGGCGGCCCGCGGCGCGCCCAGGATATTGGTGCGCTCCCGCCGCGACGGTGCCACAGGGCGCTTCGTGGTCGATGTGATCGACAACGGCAAGGGGCTGCCGACCGAAAACCGGCACCGGATTCTGGAGCCATACATGACGATGCGCGAGAAAGGCACCGGGCTGGGACTCGCTATCGTCAAGAAGATCATTGAGGACCATGGCGGACAATTGGAATTGCACGATGCACCGGCGGATTTCGACGGCGGCGTCGGGGCGATGATCCGCGTGATCCTGCCGCTCGCCGGCGAAACCGGGGGCGATGAGACTGTGAAGGATAAGGGTAATACCAATGGCGGCTGA
- the ntrX gene encoding two-component system response regulator NtrX: MAADILVVDDEEDIREIVSGILSDEGHETRTAFDSDSALAAINDRVPRLVFLDIWMQGSRLDGLALLDEIKGRHPDLPVVMISGHGNIETAVSAIKRGAYDFIEKPFKADRLILIAERALENSKLKREVSELKKRSGDPVELIGTSVAVSQLRQTIEKVAPTNSRIMIQGPSGSGKELVARMIHRKSTRATGPFVALNAAAITPDRMEIALFGTEGTSGQPRRTGALEEAHGGILYLDEVGEMPRETQNKILRVLVDQQFERVGGSKRVKVDVRIISSTAYNLESMIADGLFREDLYHRLAVIPVRVPALAERREDIPFLVDMFMRQVSEHAGIRPRKIGEDALAVLQAHDWPGNIRQLRNNIERLMILARSDGPDTPISADMLPSEVGDTLPKISAKGDQHIMTLPLREAREMFERDYLIAQINRFGGNISRTAEFVGMERSALHRKLKSLGV, translated from the coding sequence ATGGCGGCTGACATTCTTGTTGTGGACGATGAGGAAGATATCCGCGAGATCGTCTCGGGCATCCTCTCGGACGAGGGCCATGAGACACGGACGGCTTTCGACAGCGACAGCGCGCTCGCGGCCATCAACGACCGCGTGCCGCGGCTCGTCTTCCTGGACATCTGGATGCAGGGCAGCCGGCTGGACGGGCTGGCGCTGCTCGACGAGATCAAGGGCCGTCACCCCGACCTGCCGGTGGTGATGATCTCCGGCCACGGCAACATCGAGACGGCCGTTTCGGCGATCAAGCGCGGCGCCTACGACTTCATCGAGAAGCCGTTCAAGGCCGACCGGCTGATCCTGATTGCCGAGCGGGCCTTGGAAAACTCCAAGCTGAAGCGCGAGGTCTCCGAGTTGAAGAAGAGGTCCGGCGATCCGGTGGAACTGATCGGCACCTCGGTCGCGGTCTCGCAGTTGCGCCAGACGATCGAAAAGGTCGCCCCGACCAACAGCCGCATCATGATCCAGGGACCCTCCGGCTCCGGCAAGGAACTGGTGGCGCGCATGATCCATCGCAAATCGACGCGCGCGACCGGCCCCTTCGTGGCCTTGAATGCGGCCGCCATCACGCCGGACCGCATGGAAATTGCGCTCTTCGGCACCGAGGGCACGTCCGGTCAGCCGCGGCGCACCGGTGCGCTGGAAGAAGCCCATGGCGGCATACTCTATCTCGACGAGGTCGGCGAAATGCCGCGCGAGACGCAGAACAAGATCCTGCGCGTGCTCGTCGATCAGCAGTTCGAGCGTGTCGGTGGTTCGAAGCGCGTCAAGGTGGATGTCCGCATCATTTCCTCGACCGCCTACAACCTCGAAAGCATGATCGCGGATGGCCTCTTCCGGGAGGATCTGTACCACCGGCTGGCCGTCATCCCGGTGCGCGTTCCGGCGCTGGCGGAGCGACGGGAAGATATCCCCTTCCTGGTCGACATGTTCATGCGCCAGGTGAGCGAACACGCCGGCATCCGTCCACGCAAGATCGGCGAAGATGCACTCGCGGTGCTCCAGGCACATGACTGGCCCGGCAATATCCGGCAGTTGCGCAACAACATCGAACGCCTGATGATCCTTGCCCGCAGCGACGGGCCGGATACGCCGATCAGCGCCGACATGCTGCCGAGTGAGGTGGGCGACACGCTGCCGAAGATTTCCGCCAAGGGCGACCAGCACATCATGACGCTGCCGCTGCGCGAGGCTCGCGAAATGTTCGAGCGGGACTATCTGATTGCCCAGATCAATCGCTTCGGCGGAAACATTTCACGCACGGCGGAATTCGTCGGCATGGAGCGCTCGGCCCTGCACCGCAAGCTGAAATCGCTGGGCGTCTAG
- a CDS encoding D-amino-acid transaminase, which translates to MPRTAYVNGAYVPHSEAAIHVEDRGFQFADGVYEVCEVRHGVIVDLSRHLDRLDRSLSELRISWPMSRAALIHIIREVLRRNRVSNGLFYLQVTRGVARRDHVFPAKGTPPSIVVTAKRTDAAAIARKNAVGIAAITVPENRWDRVDIKTVGLLPNVLARQRAKELGAQEAIFVDADGMVKEGAATNVWIVDGEGMLRTRPAEHGILRGITRTTLMDVAKPLGLTIEERAFSVEEMLGAREVFVTAATSICFPVVSIDGKTIGNGHPGSIAQNIREAFFDVAEKTAI; encoded by the coding sequence ATGCCGAGAACCGCCTATGTGAACGGCGCCTATGTGCCGCACTCCGAAGCTGCAATCCATGTAGAAGATCGCGGCTTCCAGTTTGCCGATGGCGTCTACGAGGTCTGCGAAGTGCGTCACGGCGTTATCGTCGATCTCAGCCGCCACCTCGACCGCCTCGACCGGTCGCTCAGCGAACTCAGGATAAGCTGGCCGATGAGCCGGGCGGCGCTCATCCACATCATCCGCGAAGTGCTGCGCCGCAACCGGGTCAGCAATGGGCTCTTCTATCTTCAGGTGACGCGCGGGGTCGCCCGGCGCGATCACGTCTTTCCGGCGAAGGGCACGCCGCCATCGATCGTCGTCACGGCCAAGCGGACGGATGCCGCCGCGATCGCTCGGAAAAATGCCGTAGGCATCGCCGCGATAACCGTACCGGAGAACCGCTGGGACCGGGTCGATATCAAAACGGTGGGGCTTCTCCCGAATGTTCTCGCCCGCCAGAGGGCGAAGGAACTCGGCGCGCAGGAGGCGATCTTCGTCGATGCGGACGGCATGGTCAAAGAAGGGGCGGCGACCAATGTGTGGATCGTCGACGGTGAGGGAATGCTGCGCACCCGCCCGGCCGAACATGGCATCCTGCGCGGCATCACGCGCACGACGCTGATGGACGTGGCGAAGCCGCTCGGCTTGACGATCGAGGAGAGAGCCTTTTCCGTCGAGGAGATGCTCGGCGCCCGGGAGGTGTTCGTCACGGCCGCGACGAGCATCTGCTTTCCGGTCGTTTCGATCGATGGAAAGACGATCGGCAACGGCCATCCGGGAAGCATAGCACAGAATATTCGTGAAGCCTTTTTCGACGTTGCGGAAAAGACGGCGATTTGA
- the hfq gene encoding RNA chaperone Hfq — protein sequence MAERSQNLQDLFLNTVRKQKISLTIFLINGVKLTGVVTSFDNFCVLLRRDGHSQLVYKHAISTIMPGQPLQMFENEEAAS from the coding sequence ATGGCGGAACGTTCTCAAAACTTGCAGGATCTTTTTCTTAATACGGTTCGCAAGCAAAAGATTTCATTGACCATTTTCCTTATCAATGGCGTGAAGCTGACGGGTGTTGTGACATCTTTTGACAATTTCTGTGTCCTGTTGCGCCGTGACGGCCATTCTCAGCTCGTCTACAAGCACGCCATCTCGACCATCATGCCGGGCCAGCCCCTGCAAATGTTCGAGAATGAGGAAGCGGCATCCTGA
- the hflX gene encoding GTPase HflX codes for MRAVVVVPVLKRTGKPAAELTAASGRSDESRLEEATGLALAIDLDVVHGTVVPVAQPKPGTLLGSGKIEEIGHILNEKDAGLVIVDHPLTPVQQRNLEKEWNAKVIDRTGLILEIFGRRASTKEGTLQVDLAHLNYQKGRLVRSWTHLERQRGGAGFMGGPGETQIEADRRLLQERIVRLERELEQVRRTRQLHRSKRKKVPHPIVALVGYTNAGKSTLFNRMTGAGVLAEDMLFATLDPTLRRLKLPHGRMVILSDTVGFISDLPTHLVAAFRATLEEVLEADLILHVRDLSDPDNQAQASDVLRILADLGIDEKEGSERIVEVWNKIDRLAPEVREALVKKAASADNTVAVSAITGEGVDDLLGEIGGRLSGVMTECTVALGLDQLQLLPWIYEHAIVDGRDDLEDGRISLDLRLTEAEAAELERRLGNGPKPVEEDW; via the coding sequence ATGCGCGCGGTCGTTGTCGTGCCGGTCCTGAAGAGGACGGGCAAGCCGGCTGCTGAGTTGACTGCCGCGAGCGGGCGCTCCGACGAAAGCCGGCTGGAAGAGGCGACCGGCCTTGCGCTCGCCATCGATCTCGACGTCGTGCACGGCACGGTCGTTCCCGTCGCGCAGCCGAAACCCGGCACGTTGCTCGGCAGCGGCAAGATCGAGGAGATCGGCCACATCCTGAACGAGAAGGATGCGGGCCTCGTCATCGTCGACCACCCGCTGACGCCGGTGCAGCAGCGCAATCTCGAGAAAGAGTGGAACGCCAAGGTCATCGACCGCACCGGCCTCATTCTGGAGATTTTCGGCCGGCGGGCCTCCACCAAGGAAGGCACGCTTCAGGTCGATCTCGCGCACCTCAACTATCAGAAGGGCCGGCTGGTTCGAAGCTGGACCCACCTCGAGCGCCAGCGCGGCGGTGCGGGCTTCATGGGCGGCCCGGGCGAAACCCAGATCGAGGCCGACCGCCGTCTTCTGCAGGAGAGGATCGTGCGGCTGGAGCGCGAACTGGAACAGGTGCGGCGGACGCGCCAGCTGCATCGTTCGAAGCGCAAGAAGGTGCCGCACCCGATCGTCGCGCTGGTCGGCTACACCAACGCCGGCAAATCGACGCTCTTCAACCGCATGACCGGTGCCGGCGTGCTGGCCGAGGACATGCTCTTTGCGACGCTCGATCCGACGCTCCGGCGGCTGAAGCTGCCGCATGGCCGGATGGTCATTCTGTCCGATACGGTCGGCTTCATCTCCGACCTGCCGACCCACCTCGTCGCGGCCTTCCGCGCGACGCTAGAGGAGGTGCTCGAAGCCGACTTGATTCTCCACGTGCGAGATCTCTCCGACCCGGACAATCAGGCGCAGGCGAGCGACGTGCTGCGCATCCTTGCCGATCTCGGCATCGACGAGAAGGAAGGTTCCGAGCGCATCGTCGAGGTCTGGAACAAGATCGACAGGCTTGCGCCTGAAGTGCGCGAGGCGCTCGTGAAGAAAGCGGCGAGCGCCGACAACACCGTCGCCGTATCGGCGATTACCGGCGAAGGCGTTGACGATCTGCTCGGCGAGATCGGCGGACGGCTGTCCGGTGTCATGACCGAGTGCACTGTCGCGCTGGGATTGGACCAGCTGCAGCTCCTGCCCTGGATCTATGAGCACGCGATCGTCGATGGCCGCGACGATCTCGAAGACGGAAGGATCAGCCTCGACCTGCGCTTGACCGAGGCCGAGGCCGCCGAGCTCGAAAGGCGGCTGGGCAACGGCCCCAAGCCCGTCGAAGAGGATTGGTGA
- the mazG gene encoding nucleoside triphosphate pyrophosphohydrolase: protein MEPSRDIQRLIAIMAALREPKTGCPWDIVQTFETIKPYTIEEAYEVADAIERHDMDDLCDELGDLLLQVVYHAQMAEEVGEFSFGDVVEAVTRKMIRRHPHVFARSDADTPEAVKLQWDEIKQAEKADRHRRRMRRGLPLEEHSGHLGSVQRSFPALVEALKLQERAAKVGFDWSEPAPILDKVEEEIGELRQALNDGDRRKVADELGDLIFALVNIGRHVGTDPEMALRGTNTKFRRRFSHIEQELHAGGETLDAASLERMEELWQAAKAIERQLT from the coding sequence ATGGAACCTTCTCGCGATATTCAACGCCTCATCGCTATCATGGCAGCACTTCGCGAACCGAAGACCGGCTGCCCCTGGGATATCGTCCAGACCTTCGAGACGATCAAGCCCTACACGATTGAGGAAGCCTACGAGGTCGCCGACGCGATCGAGCGTCATGACATGGACGATCTTTGCGACGAGCTCGGCGATCTGCTGCTGCAGGTGGTCTATCACGCGCAGATGGCGGAGGAGGTCGGCGAGTTCTCCTTCGGCGACGTGGTCGAAGCCGTCACCCGCAAGATGATCCGCCGCCATCCACATGTCTTTGCCCGCTCCGATGCCGATACACCCGAGGCGGTCAAGCTGCAGTGGGACGAGATCAAGCAGGCCGAGAAAGCCGACCGGCACAGACGCCGCATGCGGCGCGGCCTGCCGCTGGAGGAGCATTCCGGCCATCTCGGTTCCGTGCAGCGCAGCTTTCCGGCCCTGGTCGAGGCCCTGAAGCTTCAGGAGCGCGCCGCCAAGGTCGGCTTTGACTGGTCGGAGCCCGCACCGATCCTCGACAAGGTCGAGGAGGAAATCGGCGAGTTGCGGCAGGCACTGAATGATGGCGACCGGCGCAAGGTTGCCGACGAACTCGGCGATCTGATCTTTGCGCTTGTCAATATCGGCCGCCATGTCGGCACCGATCCGGAAATGGCATTGCGTGGCACGAACACGAAATTCCGGCGCCGCTTCAGCCATATCGAGCAGGAACTGCATGCCGGTGGCGAGACCCTTGATGCCGCATCGCTGGAGCGCATGGAAGAACTCTGGCAGGCGGCAAAGGCGATCGAAAGGCAATTGACGTAA
- a CDS encoding deaminase yields the protein MNQSELAERLLAVIENDILPLTAKGVAAGNKVFGAAILRKADLSLVLAETNNETENPLWHGEVHTLKRFYEMAEKRDTRDLIFLSTHEPCSMCLSAITWAGFDNFYYFFSHEDSRDSFSIPHDLKILKEVFRLEPGGYAQENAFWKSASIAALMRDADPETAKRLAAQDTRIRERYNRLSEAYQAGKDNNAIPLN from the coding sequence ATGAATCAATCCGAACTGGCCGAGCGCCTGCTGGCGGTCATCGAGAACGACATATTGCCTTTGACGGCGAAGGGTGTCGCGGCCGGCAACAAGGTGTTCGGCGCCGCGATCCTGCGCAAGGCCGATCTCTCGCTCGTGCTGGCCGAGACCAACAACGAGACCGAAAATCCGCTCTGGCACGGTGAGGTCCACACGCTGAAGCGCTTCTATGAAATGGCGGAGAAGCGCGACACGCGCGACCTGATCTTCCTGTCGACGCACGAGCCCTGCTCCATGTGCCTCTCCGCAATCACCTGGGCCGGCTTCGACAATTTCTACTACTTCTTCAGCCACGAGGATTCGCGCGACAGCTTCTCGATCCCTCACGACCTGAAGATCCTCAAGGAAGTCTTCCGGCTTGAACCCGGCGGCTATGCCCAGGAAAATGCGTTCTGGAAATCGGCCTCGATTGCGGCGCTGATGCGCGATGCCGACCCGGAAACGGCGAAGCGGCTCGCGGCCCAGGACACCCGCATCCGCGAACGCTACAACCGCCTGTCGGAAGCCTATCAGGCGGGCAAGGACAACAACGCCATACCGCTGAATTGA
- the cysG gene encoding siroheme synthase CysG gives MSQQLSVFPAFFRVAQKRVAVFGNGDEAFAKVRLLLNTEAHIRAYAEQPESAFEAFLKEKGIETVRAAFADHQVEGAVLVFAATGNAAADRVIVTAARERKIPANAVDQPDYCDFLTPALVNRAPVAVAIGTEGAGPVLAQMIRAQIDQLLSPSLGIVATLAASYREAVDRLVPRGVARRVFWRRFFSGPVADHVALGDLFSARREASRLLDSADRVSGHVWLVGAGPGAEDLLTLRAQRVMMEADAIVYDALVPQAIVDMGRRDAERLSVGKRKGCHTKSQDEINHLLVRLAKEGKRVVRLKSGDPLIFGRAGEEMAALREAGVTYEIVPGITSAFAAAADFELPLTLRGVASSLVFTTGHDLAGEVLPDWARLAVSGATIAVYMGRTVAASVAGRLMQAGLPAETTVAVIENASRAERRLLHGILRELPDIENRTELDGPVMVIIGDAVAGANFDRSEPLAAGRRHGADASDTSGAKRAEQMLN, from the coding sequence ATGTCGCAGCAACTGTCCGTTTTTCCGGCATTCTTTCGCGTCGCGCAGAAGCGCGTGGCGGTATTCGGCAATGGGGACGAGGCCTTTGCCAAGGTGCGGCTGCTGCTGAACACCGAGGCGCACATCCGAGCTTATGCGGAACAACCGGAGTCGGCCTTCGAGGCTTTCCTGAAGGAAAAGGGCATCGAGACGGTTCGCGCAGCCTTTGCCGATCATCAGGTCGAAGGCGCCGTACTGGTCTTTGCCGCCACCGGCAATGCGGCTGCCGATCGGGTGATCGTCACTGCGGCACGCGAGCGCAAGATCCCTGCAAACGCCGTCGACCAGCCCGACTATTGCGATTTCCTGACGCCGGCACTCGTCAATCGCGCCCCGGTCGCCGTCGCGATCGGCACGGAAGGGGCAGGCCCGGTTCTGGCGCAGATGATCCGCGCGCAGATCGATCAGTTGCTGTCGCCTTCGCTCGGCATCGTCGCGACCTTGGCCGCAAGCTATCGCGAGGCCGTCGATCGCCTCGTTCCGCGCGGCGTGGCACGCCGCGTCTTCTGGCGGCGCTTCTTTTCGGGGCCGGTCGCCGATCATGTGGCGCTCGGCGATCTCTTTTCCGCCCGTCGCGAGGCGTCGCGGCTGCTGGACTCTGCCGACCGCGTTTCCGGGCATGTCTGGCTGGTTGGTGCCGGTCCGGGTGCTGAGGATCTGCTGACGCTCAGGGCGCAGCGAGTGATGATGGAAGCCGACGCGATCGTTTATGATGCGCTTGTCCCGCAAGCAATCGTCGACATGGGCCGCCGCGACGCCGAGCGGCTTTCGGTCGGCAAGCGCAAGGGCTGCCACACCAAATCTCAGGACGAAATCAACCACTTGCTGGTCAGGCTCGCCAAGGAAGGCAAGCGCGTCGTGCGGCTGAAATCCGGCGATCCGCTGATCTTCGGCCGGGCCGGCGAGGAGATGGCCGCCCTGCGCGAGGCCGGCGTGACCTACGAGATCGTCCCCGGCATTACCTCCGCCTTTGCCGCGGCCGCGGATTTCGAGCTGCCACTGACGCTTCGCGGTGTCGCATCGTCGCTGGTCTTCACGACCGGCCATGATCTTGCCGGGGAAGTGCTTCCCGATTGGGCGCGGCTTGCCGTTTCCGGCGCGACGATTGCGGTCTATATGGGCCGCACGGTGGCCGCTTCGGTTGCCGGTCGGCTGATGCAGGCGGGGTTGCCGGCGGAGACGACCGTCGCCGTCATCGAGAATGCCAGCCGCGCCGAGCGGCGTCTGCTGCACGGCATCCTTCGTGAACTGCCGGATATCGAGAACCGGACGGAGCTCGACGGCCCGGTCATGGTGATCATCGGCGACGCGGTCGCCGGCGCGAACTTCGACCGCTCGGAGCCGCTTGCTGCCGGTCGGCGTCACGGTGCAGATGCAAGTGATACTTCCGGCGCCAAACGCGCCGAACAGATGTTGAATTGA
- a CDS encoding DUF2849 domain-containing protein, producing the protein MVSKVLTANRLADGISVWLDASGNWVESLQDAFIARHAEAVAALEATGKTAFADNKVVDVNVVDVEEVDGILRPLRMRERIRAEGPSIAYAAGYHGLSGPKNFAA; encoded by the coding sequence ATGGTGAGCAAGGTTTTGACGGCAAATCGCTTGGCGGACGGCATTTCCGTCTGGCTCGATGCCTCCGGCAACTGGGTGGAGTCGCTGCAGGATGCCTTCATCGCCCGTCATGCGGAGGCCGTCGCCGCCCTCGAGGCAACCGGCAAGACAGCCTTCGCCGACAACAAAGTCGTCGACGTCAATGTCGTTGACGTGGAAGAAGTAGACGGCATACTCCGGCCGCTCCGCATGCGCGAGCGGATCCGGGCGGAAGGCCCGTCGATCGCCTACGCTGCCGGTTATCATGGGCTTTCCGGCCCGAAGAATTTTGCTGCCTGA